The DNA segment TGCAATTATCTGCAGTAAAGAATACTCCTAAAGGCTTGTCATAAAACTTTAAATCAGAGACCAATTTTTCGGATATCATCAATACCGTAATCTTTATTTAGTATATAATTCTACTCTTTCACCATGAGCAGGGCACCCCCAACAAAGTGGACGTGTGATATATGTAAAAATATAATATACTGGGATGAATTATTTACTTTTACTTCAAAGAAGACTGTAGTTCATTATACATGCTTTAGAGAAAAAGCACTAAAGACTGCGAAAGTAGACCAAGAGCAACTGACTGCAGTACTAGACTCGTTGGAAGATGAACTAAAAATGATAGTTGTATACAAGCAGAGACTAGGAAAAATAAAAGATGAAGAAGTTAAAAAATATATGGAGCAAGCTGAAAAAGATGCAGAAAAGAACTCTGCAATGCTTACTAGAGCTGTAGAGAAACTTAGCGGAGTACTTGAGTGAACTAAAATATTATCAAGCAATCTTAGTTTTTATTCTCCATTTTAAGTTAGTAGATAATGAAAGTTGAGCTAGTTTCTTACACCAAGGATGGAGAAAGAGTAGTAGCAATTGCTTCTAAGATGAGTAGATCAAGGAAGGGTTGGGACTATCACGAGAAGACAATGACTGATGAGGAGGTAGAAGTGTGGATCCGTGACGCCATCATTCACGGATACTGGTCACCGTTAGAGCACAGCGTTTATACATTCTCGATTGAGGGAATAAGTAGGGTAGCATCTCATCAACTTGTCAGGCATAGGATAGCCTCATACACTCAGATGAGCCATAGATTTGCAAAGCCCGTCGATGAGTACTATCAGCCTGTGATACCGCCTTCTGCGGAAAAGAGAAATGAGGAGGTAGTAAAGAAGGCTTACGATGATGCTTACAAATACTACTACGAGTTATTACAAAACGGCGTTCCTGAGGAAGACGCCAGATATGTTTTACCTAACGGTGTGAACACAAACATCGTCGTTACAATGAACGCTCGCGAGTTATATAATTTCTTTTCTCTTAGGTTATGTAGCAGAGCACAGTGGGAGATTAGGGCAATAGCCTGGAAGATGTTAGAGGAAGTTAAGAAAGTCCACCCACGCCTCTTTAAGTATGCCGGACCAAATTGCATAATTCACGAGAACTTTATTAGGGAGACGCCAATTTCTCTTGAGGAGATTAACGAGAAGACAGAGTTTATATCTCAACGTTGTGTTGAAGGAGTGCCTAGAGATGGGATATATAAATGTATACAGAATGCTAAGAGTATCCTAAATAAAATTAAATAATATATTTCCTTTTTTGTATAGTAGGATATAAATTTTATAAACATGTTTGAGTTCTGTTAAGAAAAATATTTTAACCACGTTTAGTGTTACTCATGTGTATGAGCTTAGTTCAAGCGCTTGTGGCTTTTGGATTACCTTCAATTCTCACTTTAGCATTAGGTTACGGAGGTTACAAAATAATTTCGCTAATGGTTCCTCATAATCCTACTCCGGTCAAAATAAGTAGATTTGAAGCTGGGAATATACCATATGGAGAAGGTAGACTTTGGTTCCCTCTACAATACTATGGATATCTTCTAATGTATGTTACTATAGAACCAATTCTAATTTTACTTTTTGCGATAGCATCAGTGCCTTTGCTGGGTAATTTTATTCTATTCAGAAACTTAATGATAATTATCGGCTCGTTTATAGTATTAATTTATCCAGTAATGTATTATTCAATAACTCAAATTAATATGATACAAAACTGGGAGTTGAGACAATGAGTCAGACCACTGTTCAAAAGCCTATAGATAAAATACTAGCAGAATTAAAGGCAAAAGGAATAATAGCCAAAGCCGAATCTGAGAGTAGGGGCTCATTAGATGTTACAAAGGATAAGATTATAGAAGTAGCTAAAATTATGAAAGAAATAGGATTCGATCACGTAATAGCAGTAACTGGGATAGATTTTCCTGAACAACAGAAAATTCAGATAGTCTATCACGTTTCTTCATATTCGGTAGAAGATTTACAAAAAATAATATTTGCAATTAAGACTTATGTAGATTATAAGGATCCTTCTTTACCTAGCTTAACTCAAATTTGGGGCAGCGCGTGGACGGGAGAAAGAGAAACTTATGAAATGTTAGGAGTAAGATTTGAAGGTCACCCACAACTATCTAGATTATTCCTTCCAGAAGACTTTGAAGGAGTTTATCCATTAAGAAAAGATTTTAAAATAAAATTGGAGGGACTATTCGTTGACAAGCCTGGATAATTATGGAATGGAAGTAGAAGTAGTTCCAGTTCAAGGAGAACTTAACGTAGGTCCTCAGCACCCAGGATCTGGACACATGAGGATACTTGTTAAACTTAACGGTGATATAGTAGAAGATTGCGAACTAGACGTAGGTTATGTTCATAGGGCTGTGGAAAAACTAGGAGAAAATAGGAATTACATGCATTTGATTCCTTTAGTAGAAAGGCCAGCAATTTTGGATTCAATACACATGAATATGGGTTACATAATGGCGGTAGAGAAAATACTTAACGTTGATGTACCGGAGAGAGCCTTATATTTGAGGAGCTTTGCTGCAGAAGTTAATAGAATAGCCAGCCATCTTTACGGTTTAGGGATTCTAGGAATATTTCTTGGTCACTCAACTGCTTTTATGTGGGGCTTCGGAGATAGAGAAGTTTGGCTTCAAATACTTGAAGCATTAACTGGTGCCAGAGTTACTAATTCCTATATAATCCCTGGAGGAGTAAGAAGAGATCTAACACCTAGTATTATAGAAATGACTAAGAAAGCGATTAATTATATGAGAAAGAAGATAAAAGATTGGGAAAAGATTTTCCTAAAGAATCCAACTATCATGGATAGATTACAAAATGTTGGAGTAATGACTAGAGAGCAAGCAATAGAATGGGGTGCAGTAGGGCCTAATCTTAGGGCATCTGGAGTTAATTTTGATGTTAGAAAAGCTGAACCTTATGCAGCATATTCTAAGTTGGATTTTGAAATTCCAGTGTATAAAGAAGGAGACGGATACGCAAGAACTTTAGTTAGATTTGAGGAAATGGAACAAAGTATGAGAATTTTAGAACAAATAATAAAGGACATACCAGAAGGACCAATATTGGCTGATAGGTTCTTAAAACAAATCCCACCAATTAGAATGAAGAAGTGGGTTCAAGGACAAGGAAGGATAGTTTTACCAGGTTATTACGCTTCATTTAGACCACCTAGGGGAGAAGCTGCTGCCAGAGTTGAGGCATCTAGAGGAGAACTTTTCTATTATGTAGTAAGTGATGGATCTCCTAAACCTTATAGGTTAAGGATGATAACTCCATCCTATAGGGCAATTTATGTATTCAAAAACTTATGTAAAGGTGCTAGATACGCTGATATTGTATCAATATATGGAAGTTTAGATTACTTCCCACCAGAGGCTGATAGGTAATGATAGGCAACTTGATATCTTTAATTAGATTTTATTTCTTTTATCCGTCATTTTTTGTTGTAATTATATTTCCTGGTTTATTATTTACTGGGATTCTTTTATTGACAACGATATGGTTTGAGAGAAAAGCTGCAGCGAGAGTTCAAATGCGAATAGGTCCTTATTACGCTTCAAAGAGATTAGGCGGATATTTGCAATTAATAGCTGATGCACTGAAGTTCGTTTTTTCCGAAGTTATAATACCTTCAGGAGTTAATGAGACATTATTCACAATAGCTCCGGTTCTATTGCTTTTAGTTTCGATTTTACCTTTTGCAGCAATTCCAGTATCAGTAATTCCTCAAAGTGGGTCTGTATTTTCAATCTACTATCACGATTTCTACGATCCAAATATTGGTTATGGAGTTCTTGCCGGCATTTTCACTTGTTACAACTTATTACTTATCTTAGCTTTAGAGTCGATATATCCTATTTTTGTAGTATTCTTAGCTTGGGTTACTAATAACAGGTTTGCAATAGTAGGGGCTGTGAGAGAAACTTTCTTATCAGTTAGTTATGACGCCCTGATTCTAATAGCAACTTTATCTATGGCCATTGAATATCATACCTTAGACTTAGCAGTTATAGTACAGAAAGGAATTCCAGGAGCAATAGTAAATCCTATAGCGGCTTTCATTTTCATTGTAGGAATGCTAATAGGCAGTTCAAGGTTTCCTTTTGATATTGTAGAGGCAGAAACTGAGCTGGTTATAGGTCCTTATACTGAGTACTCTGGATTCTTATTCGTATTAACCATGGCAGGATCTTATGTTGGTAATTTTATATATTCCCTAGTTTTTGCTGACCTATTTTTAGGTGGTTGGTATCCATTTAGCGGACTACCTGGAGCAGCGTTTTTGACTTTCAAAGCAGTATTACTCCTATTCTTTTCAGTATTTTTAAGGGGAGTATATGGTAGATATAGGATAGATCAAGCTCTTAGGGGTAGTTGGAAATACTTATTTCCTCTATCCCTAATTTCATTAATTACGGGTACATTGGTGGGTTACTTATGGCTGTAAAAGAATATAAAAAGGAAAATCCGTTTAGGTTATTTGCCGACCATTTACAATCAATAGGTACTGGAATCAAATACATGGTAAAACCTCAGAGGATTACACTAAAATATCCTGAAGAATCGTTAACTCTTCCTGCTGGATATCGTGGCATAATAAGGCTATATAAGGACATATGTATAGGCTGCACGTTATGTGCAATGATTTGTCCAGCAGATGCTATGAAGATGATGACATATCAAGGCAAAAAACTACCTACAATAAATTACGGTAGATGTGTATTTTGCGGTTTCTGTGTAGACATATGTCCAGTTGATGCCTTAAAAGAGACTGGAGTTCACGATGTTGCTTTCTCAAATAGGAGGGATTTAATATTTGATCCAGAAAAATTCAATAAAAACTTTGATAACCCTCCTGAGGATAAGGTAGTTAAAAAAGTTAGAGCAGTTATAGATGAAGAGAAGGGTATAAAATATGTTCCAGAGTCTTAATCTTTGTTTAATTTTATTCTTATTTTTCTCTATAATATCGATTTCTTCTGCAATATTCATAGTTAGTTCAAAGAATCTCTTTTACGCCGCAATATCCTTAGCTTTCCTAGGAGTTAGTATAGCAGTACTTATAGCACTTATTTCATTCCAGTATTCCTTATATTCGGTCTTTCATCTTTTATTATACGTCGGTGCAACGGTAGTTTTCTTATCAATATCTTTAGTTATGTTTAAAGGATTGGAAGTTAGGCAAATAAATACGGCCTGGGCACAAGTTGTGGCAGGAGTCTCTGCTGTGCTTATATTTATAGCAGTAGTTCTTTCATTATCTGGGGTTCAAGTAAGTCAAGTAGGAGAAATTAATCTTCAGACACTTTCCTCAATAATTTTAGAGAAGTACTGGTTCCCTGCAGTAGTTCTAGTGGTTGGACTATTAACTACATTAATAGAAGCAATAACTCTTGCTAGGAGGGATTAGAAATGATTTTAGGAGAGTTTGGCGTATCTTTATCAATTACTTTAATAGGAATAGGTATTTACGGTTTAATTAATAGTAGAAATGTAATTAGAATTCTTTTATCATCTGAGATAATTTTAAATTCAACTATTCTCCTTGTTTTCTCTATTTCCAGTTTATTTGGTAAAGTATATTCTCCTATTATTTTCTCAATTTTTGCAATAAGTATGGCTCTCATAGAAGTAGTAGTGGCTTTTGCTTCGATAATTCTATATTATAGAAATAAAGGATCTCTTGAGGTGGATTAAAAATGATATCTATATTAATTCTAATCATATCTCTCGCTCTCTCTTCCCTAGTATTTTTTATTAAAGAGAAAAAGAGCGCTTTTATTCTTTCAATTATTGCGATAGGTATAAATTCATTCTTCCTATTAAGGAGAGGCCTTTTTGAGAATTTCTTTGTTGGTACTGATATAGGTTACTTCGGCCTCACTGTTAACGATCTGAATTACTCCTTCCTCGTAGTAATTTTGGCAGTAACTATTGTGACTACAGTATATTCATTAAGGTATATGGAGGAAAAAATAGGAGAAGGAAGTTGGGGTCTATATTACGGTCTATATTCATTATTTGCAGTATCCATGCTTTATATATCAATTTCAACTAATCTACTAGAAATTTACGTGTTTCTAGAAATCTCATTAGTAACTTCTTTCCTCCTAATTCTGCTTTACGGTTATGGTGATAGAAGAAGAATTAGCTTAATGTATTTTATTTGGACCCACATTGGAACAATATTATTGCTTGCTTCTATCATAATAATTGGATTAGAATTTCACACAATGGACATTTATTCTTCTTACGGGGTAATTAATGTATTATCGTCAATACCCTTTGCAGAATTAGTTCTCCTCTTAGGAGTTATAGGAATGTTAGTAAAATCAGCACAAGCAGGATTTAATATTTGGTTACCTTACGCCCATGGTGAAGCCCCAACTCCGATATCAGTGTTATTAAGCCCCAATTTAGTGGGATTAGGAGTTTATGTAATAATAATTTACTTCTATTTATTCCCGACTTTCTCTTATTTAGCGCCAATATTTATAGGTTGGGCAGTTATTACGATGATTTACGGAGGAATTAACGCCTTGGCTCAAAAGGACTTTAAGAGGTTTTTAGCCTACTCTACGGTTTCGCAGATGGGTTACATGTTATTAGGCTCGTCAACTGCATACATACTAGGTTTGGGGCAAAACGTTAATCAATTGCCTATAGGAATACTGTCTGCAGTGCTTATTTATGCATCTCACGGATTTGGGAAAGCGATATTATTCATGAGTGCTGGAGCTTCGATTACTGAGTTAAATACTAGAAATATAGAAGAGCTTGGAGGGCTTTATCTATCGTCTCCACTTCATACTACCTTATCTTTCATAGGACTTTTAAATATCCTAGGATTACCACCAACTATAGGATTTTTGAGTGAAGTATTATTATTACTTGCGGTAGGTCAACTAATTCATGTTTCGTCACCACTTTTATTTATATTGTTAGTAATTGGAGTGACAATAGGCGTAGGTTTATCCAGCGGGTATTCTGCTTATTTATTCAAGAAAGTCTATGCTGGGAAAAAGGAGATAAAGGATATTGACAAAATAGCCGAGTATTCTATTCCAATGCTTTTGCTAGCAGTGATAAGTGGAGTTTTCTTCTTCTATCCATCATTACTTTCCATTTCTTTCAATAACTTTATTCAAACCTTGCCTTCCTCGGCTCACATTTGCCTATTCCTAATTGTTATTCTTCCTGCACTCGGCTCTCTAATTTCGCTAATTTCAGGTAAACTTAACCAAGACGTTAAAGGCGCAATAGTCTCAACTCTAATAGGACTTTCCATGATTCTTTCAATTTACAACTTAATTTATACAGTTATTACACCTCACCCAAACTTCTTTGTTCCTGCCTATACATTTACAGCTTTTGAGTACTTCCAGTTTAGCTCTTCTTTACTCCAAGCAATTTTGGCGGTATTTGTATCTACCTTATCTTTCTTTATAGCGATTTATAGCATAGGCTACATGAAGGAAGACAAGGTACTTAGGAGATATTGGGGATTCTTCGGCTTCTTCATTTCATCAATGCTTTCAGTAGTTTTGGGTGATAATATATTAGTATTCTTAGCTGGTTGGGAAGGAACATCCTTAGCGTCTTATGGGCTAATAAGCTATTGGTTAGACGATAATGAAAGAAATGTAGTAGGTGACTTTAAGAGATTCGTACTAGGAATAGAATATCTATCTAGACCTACTACTAGTGGAATAAGGGCATTAGTATTTACAAGAATAGCAGATATTGGAATGATAACGGTATTAGGATATTTACTTTTCCTAACGTCTCAATCTACCCTTAGCGGAATTACTGTTATATATCCGGTACTTCATTCTTCAATTCAAGGTTTATTCTCAGAGCTTCCATCTCTTCTTATCTTGCCATATTCTGTAATATTTCTTATTTTATTATATTTAGGTGGACTATCAAAAAGCGCTCAGTTTCCATTTACTCAATGGCTGGTTACAGCAATGACTGGTCCTACTCCAGTTAGTGCACTGATACACGCCGCAACCATGGTAAATTTAGGGGCAATATTTACATTTTTGACTTATCCTTTCCTCATACAAGGATATTCCACATCTCTGGAAATATTCTTAGAAATAATTGTAGGAATAAATATATTCACTGCAATATTTACTTCACTTAATGCGTTAGTTTCGAAAGAGCAAAAGGTTATATTAGCTAATTCAACTGCTGACCAAATTAGCTTAATGATATTTTCTTCATCTCTCGGTGGGTTATTGGCTATTCAGCTTCATAATTTCGCTTTAGTTTATGCAGGAATTTCAATAGGCTTAATACAGATGATTGCTCACGGAATATATAAGGCTACGCTGTTCATGAATGCAGGTTCTGTAATTCATTATATCGAAAGCAGATACATAGGAGAGTATCCAAATCTGTACAAGAAACTTAAATTAGTATTTGTACTACAACTTTTTGCTGCTCTAAACCTGGCCAACGTACCACTTTTCATAGGATTTTGGGCTCACTCATTCATTTCATATTTAACTTCATACAATTCTTACATTGATATGATTTATATAGTATTAGAGTTTGCTGGCGCCATCTATATTATAAGGTATATAGCTAGGTTATTTATGTACGGCTCTGGAGAGAAGGAGGCTGAGGGTCATATATCGCCTATAAT comes from the Acidianus infernus genome and includes:
- a CDS encoding DUF2175 domain-containing protein, which produces MSRAPPTKWTCDICKNIIYWDELFTFTSKKTVVHYTCFREKALKTAKVDQEQLTAVLDSLEDELKMIVVYKQRLGKIKDEEVKKYMEQAEKDAEKNSAMLTRAVEKLSGVLE
- the thyX gene encoding FAD-dependent thymidylate synthase; this translates as MKVELVSYTKDGERVVAIASKMSRSRKGWDYHEKTMTDEEVEVWIRDAIIHGYWSPLEHSVYTFSIEGISRVASHQLVRHRIASYTQMSHRFAKPVDEYYQPVIPPSAEKRNEEVVKKAYDDAYKYYYELLQNGVPEEDARYVLPNGVNTNIVVTMNARELYNFFSLRLCSRAQWEIRAIAWKMLEEVKKVHPRLFKYAGPNCIIHENFIRETPISLEEINEKTEFISQRCVEGVPRDGIYKCIQNAKSILNKIK
- the ndhC gene encoding NADH-quinone oxidoreductase subunit A, which gives rise to MSLVQALVAFGLPSILTLALGYGGYKIISLMVPHNPTPVKISRFEAGNIPYGEGRLWFPLQYYGYLLMYVTIEPILILLFAIASVPLLGNFILFRNLMIIIGSFIVLIYPVMYYSITQINMIQNWELRQ
- a CDS encoding NADH-quinone oxidoreductase subunit C — its product is MSQTTVQKPIDKILAELKAKGIIAKAESESRGSLDVTKDKIIEVAKIMKEIGFDHVIAVTGIDFPEQQKIQIVYHVSSYSVEDLQKIIFAIKTYVDYKDPSLPSLTQIWGSAWTGERETYEMLGVRFEGHPQLSRLFLPEDFEGVYPLRKDFKIKLEGLFVDKPG
- a CDS encoding NADH-quinone oxidoreductase subunit D; this encodes MEVEVVPVQGELNVGPQHPGSGHMRILVKLNGDIVEDCELDVGYVHRAVEKLGENRNYMHLIPLVERPAILDSIHMNMGYIMAVEKILNVDVPERALYLRSFAAEVNRIASHLYGLGILGIFLGHSTAFMWGFGDREVWLQILEALTGARVTNSYIIPGGVRRDLTPSIIEMTKKAINYMRKKIKDWEKIFLKNPTIMDRLQNVGVMTREQAIEWGAVGPNLRASGVNFDVRKAEPYAAYSKLDFEIPVYKEGDGYARTLVRFEEMEQSMRILEQIIKDIPEGPILADRFLKQIPPIRMKKWVQGQGRIVLPGYYASFRPPRGEAAARVEASRGELFYYVVSDGSPKPYRLRMITPSYRAIYVFKNLCKGARYADIVSIYGSLDYFPPEADR
- the nuoH gene encoding NADH-quinone oxidoreductase subunit NuoH translates to MIGNLISLIRFYFFYPSFFVVIIFPGLLFTGILLLTTIWFERKAAARVQMRIGPYYASKRLGGYLQLIADALKFVFSEVIIPSGVNETLFTIAPVLLLLVSILPFAAIPVSVIPQSGSVFSIYYHDFYDPNIGYGVLAGIFTCYNLLLILALESIYPIFVVFLAWVTNNRFAIVGAVRETFLSVSYDALILIATLSMAIEYHTLDLAVIVQKGIPGAIVNPIAAFIFIVGMLIGSSRFPFDIVEAETELVIGPYTEYSGFLFVLTMAGSYVGNFIYSLVFADLFLGGWYPFSGLPGAAFLTFKAVLLLFFSVFLRGVYGRYRIDQALRGSWKYLFPLSLISLITGTLVGYLWL
- the nuoI gene encoding NADH-quinone oxidoreductase subunit NuoI, whose product is MAVKEYKKENPFRLFADHLQSIGTGIKYMVKPQRITLKYPEESLTLPAGYRGIIRLYKDICIGCTLCAMICPADAMKMMTYQGKKLPTINYGRCVFCGFCVDICPVDALKETGVHDVAFSNRRDLIFDPEKFNKNFDNPPEDKVVKKVRAVIDEEKGIKYVPES
- a CDS encoding NADH-quinone oxidoreductase subunit J, giving the protein MFQSLNLCLILFLFFSIISISSAIFIVSSKNLFYAAISLAFLGVSIAVLIALISFQYSLYSVFHLLLYVGATVVFLSISLVMFKGLEVRQINTAWAQVVAGVSAVLIFIAVVLSLSGVQVSQVGEINLQTLSSIILEKYWFPAVVLVVGLLTTLIEAITLARRD
- the nuoK gene encoding NADH-quinone oxidoreductase subunit NuoK, with product MILGEFGVSLSITLIGIGIYGLINSRNVIRILLSSEIILNSTILLVFSISSLFGKVYSPIIFSIFAISMALIEVVVAFASIILYYRNKGSLEVD
- a CDS encoding proton-conducting transporter membrane subunit; translated protein: MISILILIISLALSSLVFFIKEKKSAFILSIIAIGINSFFLLRRGLFENFFVGTDIGYFGLTVNDLNYSFLVVILAVTIVTTVYSLRYMEEKIGEGSWGLYYGLYSLFAVSMLYISISTNLLEIYVFLEISLVTSFLLILLYGYGDRRRISLMYFIWTHIGTILLLASIIIIGLEFHTMDIYSSYGVINVLSSIPFAELVLLLGVIGMLVKSAQAGFNIWLPYAHGEAPTPISVLLSPNLVGLGVYVIIIYFYLFPTFSYLAPIFIGWAVITMIYGGINALAQKDFKRFLAYSTVSQMGYMLLGSSTAYILGLGQNVNQLPIGILSAVLIYASHGFGKAILFMSAGASITELNTRNIEELGGLYLSSPLHTTLSFIGLLNILGLPPTIGFLSEVLLLLAVGQLIHVSSPLLFILLVIGVTIGVGLSSGYSAYLFKKVYAGKKEIKDIDKIAEYSIPMLLLAVISGVFFFYPSLLSISFNNFIQTLPSSAHICLFLIVILPALGSLISLISGKLNQDVKGAIVSTLIGLSMILSIYNLIYTVITPHPNFFVPAYTFTAFEYFQFSSSLLQAILAVFVSTLSFFIAIYSIGYMKEDKVLRRYWGFFGFFISSMLSVVLGDNILVFLAGWEGTSLASYGLISYWLDDNERNVVGDFKRFVLGIEYLSRPTTSGIRALVFTRIADIGMITVLGYLLFLTSQSTLSGITVIYPVLHSSIQGLFSELPSLLILPYSVIFLILLYLGGLSKSAQFPFTQWLVTAMTGPTPVSALIHAATMVNLGAIFTFLTYPFLIQGYSTSLEIFLEIIVGINIFTAIFTSLNALVSKEQKVILANSTADQISLMIFSSSLGGLLAIQLHNFALVYAGISIGLIQMIAHGIYKATLFMNAGSVIHYIESRYIGEYPNLYKKLKLVFVLQLFAALNLANVPLFIGFWAHSFISYLTSYNSYIDMIYIVLEFAGAIYIIRYIARLFMYGSGEKEAEGHISPIMYVSPAILVISSIILSIEIFPFVSFIGKGFSVPSNVFIYNNIDFIVSLVGIAIAFIIYTGGMFNNKFLSPIINFFYYGWYIYPIMDIAGILSLKVSSGIFNYVETKGIDNSLNYKLPNGIINYGGRLFNILQKGLLRDYLGYYVGGIILLIVIVIILMLGD